In Micromonospora sp. NBC_01813, the following are encoded in one genomic region:
- a CDS encoding MIP/aquaporin family protein has protein sequence MNDTRRYVAEFIGSLLLVFFGVGSAVAAAVEGGVVVVALAFGFIMLVLVYTIGPLSGSHVNPAVTLGVLLSGKISPVGAVAYWIAQLAGAVVAAFLLWVLTRWGGVADQTGVLGTNSYGAHINMGGAMLLETVLTFLFVLVVLVVTTRTKHTAFSGLAIGLALAAAHLVGITLDGTSVNPARSFGPALFEGGDALSQLWLFIVFPLLGGALAALVAPLLLTGQPEKP, from the coding sequence ATGAACGATACAAGGAGGTATGTCGCCGAGTTCATCGGCAGCCTGCTGCTGGTCTTCTTCGGCGTGGGGAGCGCCGTCGCGGCAGCGGTCGAAGGCGGTGTGGTGGTGGTCGCCCTGGCGTTCGGCTTCATCATGCTCGTGCTCGTCTACACGATCGGCCCGCTGTCGGGCAGCCACGTCAACCCGGCGGTCACCCTCGGCGTACTCCTGTCTGGCAAGATCTCACCGGTCGGCGCCGTCGCGTACTGGATCGCGCAGCTGGCCGGAGCCGTGGTGGCCGCCTTCCTGCTCTGGGTGTTGACCCGATGGGGCGGGGTGGCCGACCAGACCGGGGTGCTCGGCACCAACAGCTACGGCGCGCACATCAACATGGGTGGCGCGATGCTGCTGGAGACCGTGCTGACCTTTCTGTTCGTCCTGGTGGTGCTCGTGGTGACGACGCGGACGAAGCACACCGCCTTCTCCGGACTGGCGATCGGACTGGCCCTCGCCGCGGCGCACCTGGTCGGCATCACCCTCGACGGGACCTCGGTGAACCCCGCCCGATCGTTCGGCCCGGCCTTGTTCGAAGGCGGCGACGCGCTGAGTCAACTCTGGTTGTTCATCGTCTTCCCGCTGCTCGGCGGGGCACTCGCCGCGTTGGTCGCGCCGCTGCTGCTCACCGGGCAGCCCGAGAAGCCGTAG